The Malus domestica chromosome 10, GDT2T_hap1 nucleotide sequence aatccattcaaaatttttaattcatgtttaaacttatatgggtacattatttttcgttgatttgagaatgtatccatgttttggtacaataactttttttgttaattttggttaatgtacccatacatatatgtacacacacaatataatatagagtataatttatattttattatttttaatcccataaattatgggttttatttaaaatctcattaatataaacaattacaaatttcaatttttattttttaattaaaaaatatagtaacttacattattgcattaatgtcagggacctcaataaaaaactaaaaactaacaaggtttcaatcaaagaatattgatagttagagatcgcatccaaagtgtccctttatttaatttctttcatATGGCTTAAAATGCCCCTTCTACATATGGCTTTCTGGCTCCACCACTATCTTGTACGAAGGCCCTTTTTTGCGGGAAATGCAGTACGTGATGTCTGGTTTCCTATAAACTTGACTATTTCCATGCAAAAGAAGTGTCAAGAAAACAAGGATGACTGGGaagctaattaataaaaaagaaattgcaattCAACCACATTCAAACAGAGCACAAACATAACAAAACGGAGAAGAATCCCACACCACAGGATCTTGAAGAAGATCGAAGGGAGCTGCAATAGATTGTTGTTGTCAAACATGACATATGCGACTTGTGAATGTGTAAATGTTCTATTAACCACTTGAGCCACAAGCCTCTACAACTTATTATTGCAAacccttttattttttcaaaagcTTTCGAAGTATACCGAATAAAACCGAACTCGACCTGAGTTTAATTGGTTTAGTTTGGTACTTTGGTAGGATTCGGGTGCTAAAATTTTCAGCTTGATTAGAGTCTGGCCCGCAAGCCCGGTGGCCTGTTATGTTTGATCCTGCAGAACCAACCCAACTCATGCTCATCCGTCTTTGGATGAAGGCATCACTTTCGAATTTTGTCATGGCATCATCTGGGAGGCTAACGTATGCCTCTATTCCGCCAGCCTCTTTCGTGTCAGCTAAACATATTAGGTTCATATAGGGCAGCGGCGGTACGGCCACCCATGTAGGTCTCCCCCAACCGAAATCAATATCATAGAGAGGAAATCTGCACAGACTACTGTAGGACAACGGAACAAGCGTTCCTTGTCTGGCAAACTTTTGAAGAAATCGGTTGATGTAACTCCGGTGCTCACCCTTTTGTAGCCTTTTCACATGGTCCTTGTCAATCTTGCTTGCTTCTTCTCGTACCTGCTTTACCATGTCATGACAAGATTCGTGATCATCGACTCCGCTGCTGCTGATGACGGGGGTTGTAaggaaaatttgataaaaatttccaaatgaACAGCGTGGCAATGGTGGATCCATTCTGGAACGCATGTTCACAGTATAGACAGCCCCATGAAACCTATTCTCATCAATAGAATAATCAACCTTGGTAGCTTCTGCAAATCGCCTCCATATGAAAGTGGATACGGCTTCAACACGCGAAGGACGTTTTTCGCGATCACCTTCCGCTAAGCCTGTATATTTTTCTCTGAGATCTTCTATGGTAGGGGCATTGAACACAAACCTCTTTGTTACTTTATTCGTTGGGATATCACCGAACATACCATAGCCAGTGACATCATTGGCGGGTGGGAAGAGTGTGGCGGAAACAAACTTTGGACGCTCTATTTTGGTTTCATTTTCTCCACGGGTTATGGCAGCCCAAGTATTGGCGAACATGACCATAGATAACCCATCTGCCAACTTGTGGGAAATGCATAGACCAATGGCAAATCCTCCACATTCAAAGATATTGAGCTGGACGCCTAAGGCAAACTCACTATTGTCATGATCACGTAGTTCAAACGGGGTGAGTTTGTGGAGTTCACCAGACATTGGACTTTGTTGAAAATCACAAAGTCGGCAGTTGGTTACTTGAGCCTCAAAGTAGGGTATACCCTCGTCGTTGCAGTCTGCAAAATGGTTGTCGATTTTGACTCGCCCGGCTAGTGGGTAGAAAAGGGTTAACACCTCAGATAAGGACTTCTTTAGGTGTTTGGATATATCAGCCACGGTGGGGGGTGGCGTCTCACCATTGAATTCATAGAAGAGGACCAAAGAGGTATAAATTGGAGGAGTTATTTGATCAAGAAAGGAGAACTGGTAACGACGAAGATGGTTTGGGGTTGGAGAAGATGGTTTGATAATCTCCGTGGAGATTACTTCTACTTCAACGTTCATCATCTGTAGCTAATTGGTTGTGTGGTTTTCACTTTGATGTGTCCGAATATATAGACACACCACAATAGACTCAGAGAggaagtattttttttatcagcACACATTGTCTTCCTGATTTCTGAATTAATTGAATTGGTCAACTATAACAGCTGGATGAAGCACATAATATTGGGTGATGATTGGTAATACTGGCAAAATGCCAAAAGTAGGGAGATTTATAATCAGCATGAAATAAGTAAGGACAGTGTTAGCCTTTGATGAGAAAATTTTTTGTGGTACTTAACTTGCTACTAGACTATATTGAGTGGCACTACACACTACTTATAACTTGCCAGGTGTTAAACATAAATatgatttcttatttttttgttttatatcaaAATTGTTGTAAGCCTAATTTACTGAACTATTCTAGGAGAATAGAGAGGGGGAGGCCGGCGGTAataagagagagatttaattgtgaggtgtgtgttgtatcactccattgtgtctttatttatagtagtaggataagttaaatccttaccctaataggattacaactctaataggataatatctaacttagggaatattccaagatatccctagatacactaggatttacacaattatattcctattctaaatatgattgCAACACTCCCAtttaagtgtgtaaatactcaaacaaaacatcACATCAAGTCTTCAGCAGTTGAGgtagaacagttgatgaagttgtcgACAAAATGGGCGAATGCAAGTCTCAAATTAAAGAAggtatgcattggtagtaaaactcagaaaacctcgctatggtaaaacctaatgCAGgtaaaaacccatagactaaggagaaaaatgagaagtatgtataatgtctaaaacaaatgtCATAGGGGACGAAGGTAGTGAACTCAACTGATTATGAtcatcccatgatgggtgcctcatcaaaacctcgttaggtagcaaaaactagtgggaaaaatgctcctaattgtaggaaaaagagtacgtAAGGATAAAGTAAGTATACTTCGGGATACTTCtccctgagttagacataacttccaaataatagaactacaagcaattcaactcagataatttatgCATATTGATTCattggacgagcttctgaaaagtagacttaggcaatgatttggtgaagagatcggccaggttgtctTGGGAACATATTTGCTTGACTTCGATGTTCTGATGCTGTTGTTGCCGGTGAGAATATAAGAATTTCGGTgctatatgcttggtgttgtctcccttaatgtatcccttctttaactgctcgatacatgctacattgtcttcaaagattgttgtaggaaggtcaacgatggtagtaagaccactagtgctttgaatatgttccataactgctctcaaccaaaggCACTCACTCGAGGCTTTATGCAAGGCGAGAATCTCATCATGGTTCGAAGAAGTCACCACTAGCGTTTTCTTgatagacctccaagatattgcagtGTCTCTAATAGTAAAGACATAGTACGTTTGAGAATGTGCCCTATGTGAGTCAGACAGATAACCAGCATTTGCGTAACCAACGAGGCGAGAATTAACCAGAGGACTGAGGGGGGCAACAGCTCCTCTCGAGGATTCATGGGTGTATAACAAGCCAAAATCCATCGTACCTTTGAGGTAgcaaaaaatgtctttaacaccatttcaGTGTTTGTGTGTAggcgcattgctgtatctagccaaaagGTTAACAATGAAGAAGATGttaggtctagtgcattgagccaagtacaataaagcaccaattgcaattaggtatggaacttcaggctccaaaatctcttcctcatccccCTTGGGATAGAATGCATCTCATTTAACATATAGAGTCCAAATAACCAtatgagtactcgaaggctttgtTTTATCATTATTAAAATGttgcaacaccttttgggtgtagttcaattaatgtactaggattccatccgaacagtGCTCGATCTCCAGATTGAGACAacatcgagttttcccaagatccttcatctcaaattctgatttcAAGTGAATGACAATTTCTTCAAGCTTTGTAGAAGTTCCGAtgaggttcatatcatcgacataaactgcaacgatcGCAAATCCAAAATGTGACATCTTGatgaacacgcatgggcataaTTTGTtattcacataaccctgacttatcaaatattcactcagacggttataccacatctgcccggATTATTTTAATCTGTAGAATGATCTCCTCAATCTAATCAAGAGAGTGCTCCGTGGTCTAGAAccatttgaaccagtcaatggaagtcattATGGAACTTCCATGTAGATTTCCGTATCTAGATCTCCTGGAGATAAGCGATTACCATGTCCATAGGCTGCAcattcagtttttcagaaactaccaaactgataaggtaacgAAATGTTATGACAtccattacgggggaatacatttcctcgtaatcaatcccaaGACGTTGAAAGAAGCCTTGCGTTACGAGATGTGCTTtgtattgcactatttcattcttctcattacgtttCCTTATGAAAATCCACTTGTAGCccacgggcttcacatgtggtggaGTATGAGCTACGGGCCCAAACACATTACGTTTtgcaagcgaatcgagttcgacctggattgcttgtttccagtttgactaattcgttctacgtcgacattcatcaaagGAACATGGTTCAATATCATTGCTAAACATGATGTCAGTAGATACTGTGTACGCAAATGCATCaacgacgatcatctcattatgattccaaacctcatccaatattGCTTAATGGACCGAAATCTTGCGATTATCGGGAGGTCGGTATGTCTCATCTAAAacatcaccgtaatctagaataacctcatgcgttgtAATATATGAGTAAGTGATGGTCGAATTCAGACTAGGATCACTAGCTTGTGTCGTTTTCCTCTTCCAAGGTTGTGCATATTTTAATCCaaagggtctgccacgctttagGGTAGGAGCAGATGATTGGTTAGCTGCCAATGTACCATGCCGGGTGGATGGTGTGGCCACCCCACCTTCGGGGACAGTTTGGCCTTCCAAAGTGGTATTACGACGTACCTAGAGTACATCGATCCTTGTAGGTGCATTTGTAGCGGGTATATGTGATTTCACTACCTTTTCTAGATTAGTAAAAACATCTAACATGCTTTGAAGATCTAGAATACGACACATTATACTTTCAAACTGGgcagtgcggggatctaaataagATATAGTGGGAGTATACCATGACAATTCATGGCGTTTTATAAGAATGTCAgcattcttatctccccctaacaacGGGAAGGCTGTCTCTTCgaagtgacaatccgtaaaacatgtggtaaagagatctcctgtcaagggCTCTAAGTAGTGAATaattgatggcgaatcataaccgacatagattctcattcttctctgaggacccattttggtacgtagtggTGGCGCTATTGGCACATAGATTGCACACCCAAACACACGTAAATATGAGACGTCAGTCTCATATCTAATGA carries:
- the LOC103411531 gene encoding stemmadenine O-acetyltransferase-like, which translates into the protein MMNVEVEVISTEIIKPSSPTPNHLRRYQFSFLDQITPPIYTSLVLFYEFNGETPPPTVADISKHLKKSLSEVLTLFYPLAGRVKIDNHFADCNDEGIPYFEAQVTNCRLCDFQQSPMSGELHKLTPFELRDHDNSEFALGVQLNIFECGGFAIGLCISHKLADGLSMVMFANTWAAITRGENETKIERPKFVSATLFPPANDVTGYGMFGDIPTNKVTKRFVFNAPTIEDLREKYTGLAEGDREKRPSRVEAVSTFIWRRFAEATKVDYSIDENRFHGAVYTVNMRSRMDPPLPRCSFGNFYQIFLTTPVISSSGVDDHESCHDMVKQVREEASKIDKDHVKRLQKGEHRSYINRFLQKFARQGTLVPLSYSSLCRFPLYDIDFGWGRPTWVAVPPLPYMNLICLADTKEAGGIEAYVSLPDDAMTKFESDAFIQRRMSMSWVGSAGSNITGHRACGPDSNQAENFSTRILPNFPVILVFLTLLLHGNSQVYRKPDITYCISRKKGPSYKIVVEPESHM